In one Planctomycetota bacterium genomic region, the following are encoded:
- a CDS encoding 3-isopropylmalate dehydrogenase, translated as MKIAVIGGDGTGPEVAAEGLKVLAAVASLENFKYELQPFDFGGTRYLRTGETLPAGAVDELRKFDAIYLGAVGHPDVAPGILEKGLLLELRFQLDQYINLRPVQLFPGVETPLKDKGPKDIDFVVVRENTEDMYCGVGGTLKKGTPDEVASQTAIYTRKGCERCIRWAFEFTRKRNNPKGKMLTLVAKTNVLTHGHSLWMRTFEEVAKEYRDVKADYNHVDACCMWMVKQPEYYDVIVTTNMFGDIITDLGAMIQGGLGVAAGGNINPDPGGVSMFEPMGGSAPKYTGQNVINPIAAINAMGMLLEHTGQPKAAERIYKAVRTVTGTKMKSQAAGKMGHGTREIGDLVIAAL; from the coding sequence ATGAAGATTGCAGTGATCGGCGGCGACGGAACCGGCCCGGAAGTGGCGGCCGAAGGATTGAAGGTGTTGGCGGCCGTGGCCAGCCTGGAAAACTTCAAGTACGAGCTCCAGCCGTTCGACTTTGGTGGCACCCGCTATCTGCGGACTGGCGAAACCTTGCCGGCCGGCGCGGTCGACGAGCTGCGCAAGTTCGACGCCATTTACCTGGGGGCCGTGGGGCACCCGGACGTCGCGCCGGGCATCCTCGAAAAGGGGCTGCTCCTTGAGCTGCGGTTCCAACTGGACCAGTACATCAATCTGCGCCCGGTGCAATTGTTCCCTGGCGTCGAAACTCCGCTCAAGGACAAAGGCCCCAAGGACATCGACTTTGTCGTCGTCCGCGAGAACACCGAAGACATGTACTGCGGCGTCGGCGGCACCCTGAAGAAAGGGACGCCGGACGAGGTCGCCTCGCAGACGGCCATTTACACCCGCAAGGGCTGCGAGCGCTGCATTCGCTGGGCCTTTGAGTTCACGCGCAAGCGGAACAACCCCAAGGGGAAAATGCTCACGTTGGTCGCCAAAACCAACGTGCTGACCCACGGGCACAGCTTGTGGATGCGGACGTTCGAGGAAGTGGCCAAGGAATATCGCGACGTCAAGGCCGACTACAACCACGTTGACGCTTGTTGCATGTGGATGGTCAAGCAGCCCGAGTATTACGACGTGATCGTGACGACGAACATGTTCGGCGACATCATCACCGACCTGGGGGCGATGATTCAGGGGGGCCTGGGCGTGGCGGCCGGCGGGAACATTAACCCCGATCCAGGCGGCGTGAGCATGTTCGAGCCGATGGGTGGCAGCGCGCCCAAGTACACCGGCCAGAACGTCATCAACCCGATCGCGGCGATCAACGCGATGGGAATGCTGCTCGAACATACCGGCCAGCCCAAGGCGGCCGAGCGGATTTACAAAGCCGTCCGCACGGTGACCGGCACCAAGATGAAAAGCCAGGCCGCCGGTAAGATGGGCCACGGCACCCGCGAAATCGGCGACCTGGTCATCGCGGCGCTGTAA